A window of the Sphingobium sp. CAP-1 genome harbors these coding sequences:
- a CDS encoding AtzG-like protein — protein sequence MARPTPSLPHSPDEIAAAADAAGIAIPDACMAGVIANLALLARHAAILRDRAEGDEA from the coding sequence ATGGCGCGCCCCACCCCTTCCCTGCCCCACAGCCCCGACGAGATTGCCGCCGCCGCCGATGCAGCGGGCATCGCCATTCCCGACGCCTGCATGGCCGGGGTGATCGCCAATCTGGCGCTGCTGGCGCGCCATGCCGCCATTTTGCGCGATCGGGCCGAAGGGGACGAGGCATGA
- a CDS encoding AtzE family amidohydrolase has protein sequence MTGAHAIAQAVREKRISAAQVTDDCLAALAAEGGSLCAVTRIMADRARAEAAAVDAAIAAGRDPGPLAGVPYGVKDLFDVAGLPTTAGSRLYADAPPAIEDAEAIRRLRAAGAVLVASLNMDEFAYGFATINALHGTTRNPHDPARLAGGSSGGSAAAVAAGLLPFALGSDTNGSIRVPASLTGLYGLKPTHGALPIAGVFPFADSFDDIGPFAGSLADMVTIWAVLRQRSVQDDDPPLRIARLGGRFAENIDPDQRAAIDAIAPDAPVVTLPAIARARSAAFLITACEGGRLHREALGRDAMLFDPQVRDRLIAGALLPDGLYEEAQAFRAAFRAAVLEVIAPYDVLIAPATPCVAPPIADPRIRIDGAMTAARADLGIHTQPISFTGFPSLSVPLYRPGRLPLGLQLIGKPGGEPALFRLAATLEQQGLTGVTPPDRSGDIA, from the coding sequence ATGACGGGCGCGCACGCCATCGCTCAGGCCGTGCGGGAAAAACGCATATCTGCCGCGCAGGTGACGGACGATTGCCTTGCCGCGCTGGCGGCCGAGGGCGGATCGCTGTGCGCCGTCACCCGCATAATGGCCGATCGGGCGCGGGCGGAAGCGGCTGCGGTCGATGCCGCCATCGCCGCCGGGCGCGATCCCGGCCCGCTGGCGGGCGTCCCCTATGGCGTCAAGGATCTGTTCGACGTGGCGGGGCTGCCGACCACGGCGGGATCGCGCCTCTATGCCGATGCGCCGCCGGCGATCGAAGATGCCGAAGCGATCCGCCGGCTGCGCGCGGCCGGGGCGGTGCTGGTGGCCAGCCTCAACATGGACGAGTTCGCCTATGGCTTCGCGACCATCAACGCGCTGCACGGCACCACCCGCAATCCGCATGATCCGGCCCGGCTGGCGGGCGGATCGTCGGGCGGTTCGGCGGCGGCGGTCGCGGCCGGCCTGCTGCCCTTCGCGCTGGGATCGGACACCAACGGGTCGATCCGCGTGCCGGCCAGCCTGACCGGCCTCTATGGATTGAAGCCGACCCATGGCGCCCTGCCGATAGCGGGCGTCTTTCCCTTTGCCGACAGTTTCGACGATATCGGCCCCTTCGCCGGATCGCTGGCCGATATGGTGACGATCTGGGCCGTGCTGCGCCAGCGATCCGTGCAGGATGACGACCCACCGCTGCGCATCGCCCGGCTGGGCGGGCGCTTCGCCGAGAATATCGACCCGGACCAGCGCGCCGCGATCGACGCGATCGCGCCCGACGCGCCGGTCGTCACCCTGCCCGCCATCGCCCGCGCCCGCTCCGCCGCCTTCCTGATTACCGCCTGCGAGGGCGGCCGGCTGCACCGCGAGGCGCTGGGCCGCGACGCGATGCTGTTCGACCCGCAGGTGCGCGACCGGCTGATCGCCGGGGCCTTGCTGCCCGACGGATTATATGAGGAAGCGCAGGCGTTCCGCGCCGCCTTCCGCGCCGCCGTGCTGGAGGTGATCGCGCCTTATGACGTGCTGATCGCACCCGCCACGCCCTGCGTCGCGCCGCCGATCGCCGATCCGCGCATTCGGATCGACGGGGCGATGACGGCGGCGCGCGCGGACCTGGGCATTCATACGCAGCCGATCAGCTTCACCGGCTTTCCATCGCTCAGCGTTCCGCTCTATCGTCCGGGACGGCTGCCATTGGGGCTGCAACTGATCGGCAAGCCGGGCGGCGAGCCGGCCTTGTTCCGACTCGCCGCCACGCTGGAACAACAGGGATTAACCGGCGTCACGCCGCCGGATCGTTCGGGGGATATCGCATGA
- a CDS encoding NCS2 family permease, whose protein sequence is MEAPPSPTGTLDRYFGLSQRGTSARTEILAGITTFLTMAYIVLVNPAILGAAGMPVASVAAATCFAAAFASILMGLSANVPLALAPGMGLNAYFAFTVVGQMGVPWPVALGCVLISGVAFLILTLTGVRQLIVSVIPTYLFAAVAGGIGLFIGFIGLKNAGIVGANPATFVALGDLKAPGAALALLGLLVIGTLSVWNVRGAMLIGIVATTIVGWLTGMVTVKPEPYSLEALTGTAFKLDLPGVFGLTGSHGLGLLEILFVFLFVDLFDNIGTLVAVTKRAGLMDAAGRIPGLNRILMTDAVATIVGSMAGTSTVTSYVESAAGVQAGGRTGLTAVVTGILFLLTMFVAPYAQLVPLAATAPALIIVGGLMLLPLTEVEWDDPMSAIPAFLTVAMIPLTFSIANGLAFGITAHAALKALRGTATRKDWFLFLLAGLFVVRFVWMGAA, encoded by the coding sequence ATGGAAGCGCCGCCTTCGCCAACAGGCACATTGGACCGCTATTTCGGCCTGAGCCAGCGCGGCACCTCCGCGCGGACGGAGATATTGGCCGGCATCACCACTTTCCTGACCATGGCCTATATCGTGCTGGTCAATCCGGCGATCCTGGGCGCGGCGGGGATGCCGGTGGCGTCGGTCGCGGCGGCCACCTGTTTCGCCGCCGCCTTCGCATCGATCCTGATGGGCCTGAGCGCCAATGTCCCGCTGGCGCTGGCGCCGGGCATGGGCCTCAATGCTTATTTCGCCTTCACCGTGGTCGGGCAGATGGGCGTGCCATGGCCGGTCGCGCTGGGTTGCGTGCTGATTTCCGGCGTCGCCTTCCTGATCCTGACGCTGACGGGCGTGCGGCAGTTGATCGTGTCGGTCATCCCCACCTATTTGTTCGCGGCGGTGGCGGGCGGCATCGGCCTGTTCATCGGCTTTATCGGGCTGAAGAATGCCGGCATCGTCGGCGCCAATCCGGCGACCTTCGTGGCGCTGGGCGACCTGAAAGCGCCCGGTGCGGCGCTGGCATTGCTGGGCTTGCTGGTCATCGGCACATTGAGCGTGTGGAATGTGCGCGGCGCGATGCTGATCGGCATCGTCGCCACCACGATCGTCGGCTGGCTGACCGGGATGGTGACGGTGAAGCCCGAACCCTATAGTCTGGAGGCGCTGACCGGCACCGCGTTCAAGCTGGACCTGCCCGGCGTGTTCGGCCTGACCGGCAGCCATGGGCTGGGCCTGCTGGAAATCCTCTTCGTCTTTCTGTTCGTCGACCTGTTCGACAATATCGGCACTTTGGTCGCGGTGACGAAACGCGCCGGCCTGATGGACGCGGCGGGGCGGATTCCCGGCCTCAACCGCATCCTGATGACCGACGCGGTCGCCACCATCGTCGGGTCGATGGCGGGGACCAGCACCGTCACTTCCTATGTCGAGAGCGCGGCGGGCGTGCAGGCGGGCGGGCGCACGGGCCTGACCGCGGTCGTCACCGGCATCCTGTTCCTGCTCACCATGTTCGTCGCCCCCTATGCGCAACTGGTGCCGCTGGCCGCGACCGCGCCGGCGCTTATCATCGTCGGCGGGCTGATGCTGCTGCCGCTGACCGAGGTGGAGTGGGACGATCCGATGTCGGCGATCCCCGCCTTCCTGACCGTCGCGATGATCCCGCTGACCTTCTCGATCGCCAATGGCCTGGCCTTTGGCATCACCGCCCATGCGGCGCTCAAGGCGCTGCGCGGCACGGCGACGCGCAAGGACTGGTTCCTGTTCCTGCTCGCCGGGCTGTTCGTCGTCCGCTTCGTCTGGATGGGAGCCGCCTGA
- a CDS encoding 5'-methylthioadenosine/S-adenosylhomocysteine nucleosidase, translating into MRLALFALALIATPAVAKPIDRTPRTVVMTAFLPEWDALVQSVEKPKTHRINGMTFLTGTMAGKPVLLMQSGVSMVNAAMNTQLVLDRFTVKRIVFSGIAGGVDPGLSIGDVIVPQDWAQYLEVSFARKNGDSWTVPEAVDANAPANWGMMFPRGVRMGNAAEPVQRHYRFGVDPALLDLAKRVAGDVTLERCAGKEAAACLPHDPKIVVGGTGVSAGVFADNAEFRDYLASAWKARVLDMESAAVAQVAYANEVPVIIFRSLSDLAGGDAGENQMVAFMALASVNSAHVVRAFVAALPN; encoded by the coding sequence ATGCGCCTTGCCCTGTTTGCCCTTGCACTGATCGCCACCCCGGCCGTGGCCAAACCGATCGACCGCACCCCGCGCACCGTGGTCATGACCGCCTTCCTCCCCGAATGGGATGCGCTGGTGCAATCGGTGGAGAAGCCAAAGACCCACCGGATCAACGGCATGACCTTCCTGACCGGCACGATGGCGGGCAAGCCGGTGCTGCTGATGCAGAGCGGCGTCAGCATGGTGAACGCCGCGATGAACACCCAACTGGTGCTGGATCGTTTCACCGTGAAGCGGATCGTCTTTTCCGGGATTGCCGGCGGGGTCGATCCCGGCCTGTCGATCGGCGATGTCATCGTGCCGCAGGACTGGGCGCAATATCTGGAAGTCTCCTTCGCCCGCAAAAATGGCGATAGCTGGACAGTGCCCGAAGCGGTCGACGCCAACGCGCCCGCCAATTGGGGCATGATGTTCCCGCGTGGCGTGCGCATGGGCAATGCGGCCGAGCCGGTGCAGCGCCATTATCGTTTCGGCGTCGATCCGGCGCTGCTCGATCTGGCGAAAAGGGTGGCGGGCGACGTGACACTGGAGCGCTGCGCCGGGAAGGAGGCCGCCGCCTGCCTGCCGCATGATCCCAAGATCGTGGTCGGCGGCACCGGGGTCAGCGCGGGCGTGTTCGCCGACAATGCCGAGTTTCGCGACTATCTGGCCAGCGCATGGAAAGCGCGCGTGCTGGACATGGAAAGCGCGGCGGTGGCGCAGGTCGCCTATGCCAATGAAGTGCCGGTCATCATCTTTCGCAGCCTGTCCGATCTGGCGGGCGGGGATGCGGGCGAGAATCAGATGGTCGCCTTCATGGCTCTGGCGTCGGTCAACAGCGCGCATGTGGTGCGCGCCTTCGTCGCGGCGCTGCCCAACTGA
- a CDS encoding gamma-glutamyltransferase family protein has protein sequence MALTTVSGRHGMVSAPHHLASAAGLDVLRDGGTAVEACVAVAACLAVVYPHMTGIGGDGFWLIREPDGRVHGIHGCGGAAAAADLSLYAGHEAVPTRGPLAANTVAGTISGWAAALAGGTLPLARLLRDAIGHARAGVAVSAGGAGIAAAKGGELRDQPGAYAAIFEAEGRPLREGELLRQPVLADTLERLAAEGLESFYTGALAADIAADLAALGSPVAAADLTAHRATRPDPLHVGISGATLHNSAPPTQGFASLLILGLFDRLAAAQADGFDHVHGLVEATKQAFLIRDAHVGDPAYHDYDWQGLLDDPAALDALAAKIDPARALPWPQPPQWGDTCWFAAADGEGRVVSCIQSTYFEFGSGLVLPRTGIIWQNRGSSFRLAESGWNALKPGRKPFHTLNPALAVFDDGRVMAYGTMGGEGQPQTQAALFTRYARYGVDLQTAINRPRWLLGRTWGEESTTLKLEDGFDAGLYAALAAAGHDVERVGPLTATMGHAGAIVRHADGALDGATDPRSDGGVAAW, from the coding sequence ATGGCGCTGACGACCGTTTCGGGCCGCCACGGCATGGTGAGCGCGCCGCATCATCTGGCGAGCGCCGCGGGGCTGGACGTGCTGCGCGACGGCGGGACGGCGGTGGAGGCGTGCGTCGCGGTCGCCGCCTGTCTGGCGGTGGTCTATCCGCATATGACCGGGATTGGCGGCGACGGTTTCTGGCTAATCCGCGAACCCGATGGCCGGGTGCATGGCATCCATGGCTGCGGCGGCGCGGCGGCGGCGGCGGACCTGTCGCTCTATGCCGGGCATGAAGCGGTGCCGACGCGCGGGCCGCTGGCGGCGAATACGGTGGCGGGGACGATTTCGGGCTGGGCGGCGGCGCTGGCGGGCGGGACGCTGCCTCTGGCGCGGCTGCTGCGCGATGCGATCGGCCATGCGCGGGCCGGCGTGGCGGTGAGCGCGGGCGGCGCGGGCATCGCGGCGGCCAAGGGCGGGGAACTGCGCGACCAGCCCGGCGCCTATGCCGCGATCTTCGAGGCCGAAGGCCGGCCGCTGCGCGAAGGCGAGCTTCTGCGCCAGCCCGTGCTGGCCGATACGCTGGAGCGGCTGGCGGCGGAGGGGCTGGAGAGTTTCTACACCGGCGCGCTGGCGGCCGACATCGCCGCCGATCTGGCCGCGCTGGGCAGCCCGGTGGCGGCGGCGGACCTGACCGCGCATCGCGCGACCCGGCCCGATCCGCTGCATGTCGGGATCAGCGGCGCGACCCTCCATAACAGCGCGCCGCCGACGCAGGGCTTCGCCTCGCTGCTGATCCTTGGCTTGTTCGACCGGCTGGCGGCGGCGCAGGCCGATGGCTTCGACCATGTCCATGGGCTGGTGGAGGCGACCAAGCAGGCGTTCCTGATCCGCGATGCCCATGTCGGCGATCCGGCCTATCATGATTATGACTGGCAGGGATTGCTGGACGATCCGGCCGCGCTGGACGCATTGGCGGCGAAGATCGACCCTGCGCGCGCCCTGCCCTGGCCGCAGCCGCCGCAATGGGGCGACACCTGCTGGTTCGCGGCAGCCGATGGCGAGGGCCGGGTCGTGTCGTGCATCCAGTCCACCTATTTCGAGTTCGGATCGGGGCTGGTGCTGCCGCGCACCGGCATCATCTGGCAGAATCGCGGGTCGAGTTTCCGGCTGGCGGAGAGCGGCTGGAATGCGCTGAAACCCGGCCGCAAGCCGTTCCACACGCTCAACCCGGCGCTGGCGGTTTTCGATGACGGGCGGGTCATGGCCTATGGCACGATGGGCGGCGAAGGCCAGCCGCAGACGCAGGCGGCGCTGTTCACGCGTTATGCCCGTTATGGCGTCGATTTACAGACGGCGATCAATCGCCCACGATGGCTGCTGGGCCGCACATGGGGAGAAGAAAGCACGACGCTCAAGCTGGAGGACGGGTTCGACGCGGGCCTCTATGCGGCGCTGGCCGCCGCCGGCCATGATGTGGAGCGGGTCGGCCCGCTGACCGCGACCATGGGCCATGCCGGCGCGATCGTGCGCCATGCCGATGGCGCGCTGGACGGCGCGACCGATCCGCGCAGCGACGGCGGGGTGGCGGCATGGTGA
- a CDS encoding allantoate amidohydrolase → MVTGGARAVARCDALGIAPYSDMADGLYRAYLTPAYAAAQKALAGWMAEAGMSVRRDSAANLIGRYDGGDAAAPALLIGSHIDSVRDAGRYDGPLGIMLGIEAVDALHRSGRHMPFPIEVIAFGDEEGSRFPAAMLTSRAVAGTLDAAALDVADGDGVALQTLLSIDDYLLARRDASTVLAYLEAHIEQGPVLEARGLAVGTVTGIAAQLRLSAVVTGQANHAGTTTMGLRRDALTGAAAMMLAIERIAQDDASDLVATVGRVEALPGAPNVIPGEVRFTIDVRSGDAARRDSAAEAMIDAIHAIADARDLDFAVERVHDLPASPCDPALTDLMDAAIADTGQPPFRLVSGAGHDAMVMAALCPTAMLFIRCRGGISHNPAEHVDPADAEIALQTMLGFITKLGESVAAA, encoded by the coding sequence ATGGTGACGGGCGGCGCGAGAGCGGTGGCGCGCTGCGACGCGCTGGGCATTGCGCCCTATAGCGACATGGCCGACGGCCTGTATCGCGCCTATCTGACGCCCGCTTATGCTGCCGCGCAGAAGGCGCTGGCCGGGTGGATGGCGGAGGCCGGCATGAGCGTGCGGCGCGATTCCGCCGCCAATCTGATCGGCCGCTATGACGGGGGCGACGCCGCCGCCCCGGCGCTGCTGATCGGCAGCCATATCGACAGCGTGCGCGACGCGGGGCGCTATGACGGGCCGCTGGGCATCATGCTGGGGATCGAGGCGGTGGATGCGCTGCATCGGAGCGGACGGCACATGCCGTTCCCGATCGAGGTGATCGCCTTTGGCGACGAGGAAGGATCGCGCTTTCCCGCCGCGATGCTGACCAGCCGGGCGGTGGCGGGGACGCTGGACGCGGCGGCGCTGGATGTGGCGGATGGCGATGGCGTGGCGCTGCAAACCCTGCTGTCCATTGACGATTATCTTCTGGCGCGGCGGGATGCATCGACAGTCCTCGCCTATCTCGAAGCGCATATCGAGCAGGGGCCGGTGCTGGAGGCGCGGGGGCTGGCGGTCGGCACCGTCACCGGCATCGCCGCGCAATTGCGCCTGTCGGCGGTCGTGACCGGGCAGGCCAATCATGCCGGCACCACCACCATGGGCCTGCGCCGCGACGCGCTGACCGGCGCGGCGGCGATGATGCTGGCGATCGAGCGGATCGCGCAGGACGACGCATCCGATCTGGTGGCGACCGTGGGCCGGGTCGAGGCGCTGCCGGGCGCGCCCAACGTCATTCCCGGTGAAGTGCGCTTCACCATCGATGTGCGATCGGGCGATGCGGCCCGGCGCGATTCCGCGGCGGAGGCGATGATCGATGCGATCCACGCCATCGCCGACGCGCGCGATCTGGACTTCGCCGTGGAGCGCGTCCACGACCTGCCGGCCAGTCCCTGCGACCCCGCGCTGACGGACCTGATGGATGCGGCGATCGCCGATACCGGCCAGCCGCCCTTCCGCCTCGTGTCGGGCGCGGGGCATGATGCGATGGTGATGGCGGCGCTGTGCCCGACGGCGATGCTGTTCATCCGGTGCCGGGGCGGGATCAGCCACAACCCGGCCGAACATGTCGATCCCGCCGACGCGGAGATCGCGCTACAGACTATGCTGGGCTTCATAACGAAATTGGGAGAGTCTGTTGCCGCCGCTTGA
- a CDS encoding pyridoxal-phosphate-dependent aminotransferase family protein yields MPPLDDLRASGLFGEIDPPQRLLMGPGPVNAHPRVLRAMSADLLGQFDPEMTGYMNQVMALYRPIFGTDNRWTMLVDGTARAGIEAALVSLIAPGDTVLVVNFGRFGLLLTEILGRIGATIETVDAPWGEVVPIDAIAAAIARTGPKVVATIHGDTSTTMAQPIDGLGALCAAAGALLYVDATATIGGMELAADRWGADIVTGGLQKCLGGPSGSAPITISDKAADHIFTRRHTEAGIRAAGMVDGSGPRIGSNYFDLAMIMDYWSEKRLNHHTEATSMLYAARECARIMLGEGLAARYARHAAAGRAMTAGLRAMGLTVFGDDAHRMTNVTGVFIPQGVDGERVRAAMRTRFEIEIGTAFGPLAGRIWRIGAMGYNAMQHKILITLGALEACLRMEGFALPAGAAVTAAMEAWE; encoded by the coding sequence TTGCCGCCGCTTGATGATCTTCGGGCTTCCGGGCTTTTTGGCGAGATCGACCCGCCGCAGCGGCTGCTGATGGGGCCGGGGCCGGTCAACGCCCATCCCCGCGTGCTGCGTGCCATGTCGGCCGACCTGCTGGGCCAGTTCGACCCGGAAATGACGGGTTACATGAATCAGGTGATGGCGCTCTATCGCCCGATCTTCGGCACCGACAATCGCTGGACGATGCTGGTCGACGGCACCGCGCGAGCGGGGATAGAGGCGGCGCTGGTCAGCCTGATCGCGCCGGGCGACACCGTGCTGGTGGTCAATTTCGGCCGTTTCGGGCTGCTGCTCACGGAGATATTGGGGCGGATCGGCGCGACGATCGAGACGGTGGACGCGCCCTGGGGCGAGGTGGTGCCGATCGACGCGATCGCCGCCGCGATCGCGCGCACTGGCCCAAAAGTCGTCGCGACGATCCATGGCGACACCTCCACCACCATGGCGCAGCCGATCGATGGGCTGGGCGCGCTGTGCGCGGCGGCGGGGGCGTTGCTCTATGTCGACGCGACCGCGACGATCGGCGGCATGGAGCTGGCGGCCGACCGCTGGGGTGCGGACATCGTCACCGGGGGGTTGCAGAAATGCCTCGGCGGGCCTTCGGGGTCGGCCCCGATCACCATCTCCGACAAGGCGGCGGACCATATCTTCACCCGCCGCCATACCGAAGCGGGCATCCGCGCGGCCGGCATGGTCGACGGCAGCGGGCCGCGCATCGGCTCCAACTATTTCGACCTCGCCATGATCATGGATTATTGGAGCGAGAAACGCCTGAACCATCATACCGAGGCAACGTCTATGCTCTATGCCGCGCGGGAATGCGCGCGGATCATGCTGGGCGAAGGACTGGCGGCGCGTTACGCCCGCCATGCCGCCGCCGGCCGGGCGATGACGGCGGGGCTGCGCGCCATGGGGCTGACCGTCTTTGGCGACGACGCGCATCGCATGACCAATGTGACCGGCGTGTTCATTCCGCAAGGCGTCGATGGCGAGCGGGTGCGCGCCGCGATGCGCACCCGGTTCGAGATCGAGATCGGCACCGCTTTCGGCCCGCTGGCCGGGCGTATCTGGCGGATCGGGGCGATGGGCTACAACGCCATGCAGCATAAGATATTGATTACGCTGGGCGCGCTGGAAGCCTGTCTGCGGATGGAGGGCTTCGCTTTGCCCGCCGGCGCGGCGGTGACGGCGGCGATGGAGGCATGGGAATGA
- the puuE gene encoding allantoinase PuuE — MRDLIGYGANPPDPRWPGGAKVAVQFVVNYEEGAENSVLNGDRGSEAFLSEMVGAQSHADRAMAMESLYEYGSRAGFWRLHRIFTERGLPVTIFGVANAMAMNPAAVDAMLKADWEIASHGLKWIDYQTVPEAVEREHIAQAVALHDKLTGSRPLGWYQGRTSPNTARLVREEGGFIYDADSYADDLPYYAEGQLIVPYTLDANDMKFVAYNGFTEGEAFFRYLRDTFDQLREEGGRMMSVGLHGRIAGRPGRARALARFLDHVIASGDAWVARRIDIARHWMEVHPA; from the coding sequence ATGAGAGACCTCATCGGCTATGGCGCCAACCCGCCCGACCCCCGCTGGCCGGGCGGCGCGAAGGTCGCGGTGCAGTTCGTCGTCAATTATGAGGAAGGCGCGGAGAACAGCGTCCTCAACGGCGACAGGGGCTCCGAAGCCTTTCTGTCCGAGATGGTCGGCGCGCAGAGCCATGCCGACCGGGCGATGGCGATGGAAAGCCTGTATGAATATGGCAGCCGCGCCGGTTTCTGGCGGCTGCACCGGATCTTCACCGAGCGCGGCCTGCCCGTCACTATCTTTGGCGTGGCCAACGCCATGGCGATGAACCCGGCGGCAGTCGATGCGATGCTCAAGGCCGACTGGGAAATCGCCAGCCACGGCCTGAAATGGATCGACTATCAAACCGTCCCCGAAGCGGTGGAGCGGGAGCATATCGCGCAGGCCGTCGCCCTGCATGACAAGCTGACCGGCAGCCGTCCGCTGGGCTGGTATCAGGGCCGCACCTCGCCCAACACCGCGCGGCTGGTGCGCGAGGAAGGCGGCTTTATCTATGACGCCGACAGCTATGCCGACGACCTGCCCTATTATGCAGAGGGACAGTTGATCGTCCCCTATACGCTCGACGCCAACGACATGAAGTTCGTCGCCTATAACGGCTTTACCGAGGGCGAGGCCTTCTTCCGCTATCTGCGCGACACGTTCGACCAGCTACGCGAGGAGGGCGGACGGATGATGTCCGTCGGCCTGCATGGCCGTATCGCCGGCCGGCCCGGCCGCGCGCGCGCGCTGGCGCGCTTCCTCGATCATGTCATCGCCAGCGGCGACGCCTGGGTCGCGCGCCGCATCGACATCGCCCGCCACTGGATGGAGGTTCATCCCGCATGA